A portion of the Motilibacter rhizosphaerae genome contains these proteins:
- a CDS encoding helix-turn-helix domain-containing protein, with the protein MASRSGDEGGGSGELREMRFLTVAEVAQIMRVSKMTVYRLVHSGELPAVRVGRSFRVPEQAVHRYIRDSYSGTA; encoded by the coding sequence AGGGCGGCGGCTCGGGCGAGCTGAGGGAGATGCGCTTCCTCACGGTCGCCGAGGTGGCGCAGATCATGCGCGTGTCGAAGATGACGGTCTACCGCCTGGTGCACTCGGGCGAGCTGCCGGCCGTCCGGGTGGGGCGCTCGTTCCGGGTGCCGGAGCAGGCCGTGCACCGCTACATCCGCGACTCCTACAGCGGTACCGCGTAG
- a CDS encoding 30S ribosomal protein bS22 yields the protein MGSVIKKRRKRMAKKKHRKLLRKTRVQRRNKK from the coding sequence GTGGGTTCGGTCATCAAGAAGCGTCGCAAGCGCATGGCGAAGAAGAAGCACCGCAAGCTGCTCCGCAAGACGCGCGTGCAGCGGCGCAACAAGAAGTAG
- a CDS encoding glutaredoxin family protein, whose protein sequence is MSSEQQGRVELVGKPGCHLCDAAREVVQRVCGDAYAERSILDDPALHERFWERIPVVLVDGVVVDYWHVDEDRLRGALAQRPPAAPGA, encoded by the coding sequence GTGAGCAGCGAGCAGCAGGGCCGGGTCGAGCTGGTGGGCAAGCCCGGCTGCCACCTGTGCGACGCCGCGCGCGAGGTCGTGCAGCGGGTCTGCGGCGACGCGTACGCCGAGCGCAGCATCCTCGACGACCCCGCGCTGCACGAGCGGTTCTGGGAGCGCATCCCCGTCGTGCTGGTCGACGGCGTGGTCGTCGACTACTGGCACGTCGACGAGGACCGGCTGCGCGGGGCCCTGGCGCAGCGGCCGCCGGCGGCCCCGGGCGCGTGA
- a CDS encoding HAD family hydrolase: protein MGSGDRRRGARDAGRACARAAVDLSGPAGGAAGPPVDPELVDALDVAPEPAVAAFFDVDGTLLRGASLYHLARGLYARGFFDARALVRFGRRQVVFRLRGVEDPAALQEARETALEFIRGRPVEELQRVSEEVVRAALATQLWPGTRALARMHVEEGQRVWLVTATPVEVAGTIARELGLTGALGTVAETRDGVYTGRLVGRVLHGPAKAEAVRALAEREGLDLARCAAYSDSANDLPMLELVGHPCAVNPDRRLRGVARERGWRVREYRSARRAWRLAAVTAGALGGLVVLAGAAGGAAARLRSRPSSRGR, encoded by the coding sequence GTGGGCTCCGGCGACCGACGGCGCGGCGCGCGCGACGCGGGGCGGGCCTGCGCCCGCGCTGCGGTGGACCTGTCCGGCCCCGCCGGCGGTGCCGCGGGGCCGCCCGTCGACCCGGAGCTGGTCGACGCGCTCGACGTCGCCCCCGAGCCGGCGGTCGCCGCCTTCTTCGACGTCGACGGCACGCTGCTGCGCGGGGCCTCGCTCTACCACCTCGCCCGGGGGCTGTACGCCCGCGGCTTCTTCGACGCCCGGGCCCTGGTGCGCTTCGGGCGCCGCCAGGTGGTGTTCCGCCTCCGTGGCGTGGAGGACCCGGCGGCGCTGCAGGAGGCGCGCGAGACCGCGCTGGAGTTCATCCGCGGGCGCCCGGTGGAGGAGCTGCAGCGGGTGAGCGAGGAGGTCGTGCGGGCCGCGCTGGCGACCCAGCTGTGGCCGGGCACGCGCGCGCTGGCGCGGATGCACGTGGAGGAGGGCCAGCGCGTCTGGCTGGTGACGGCGACGCCCGTCGAGGTCGCGGGGACGATCGCGCGCGAGCTCGGTCTGACGGGTGCGCTGGGCACGGTGGCGGAGACGCGCGACGGCGTCTACACGGGGCGGCTCGTGGGGCGGGTGCTGCACGGCCCCGCGAAGGCGGAGGCGGTGCGCGCGCTCGCCGAGCGCGAGGGGCTGGACCTGGCGCGGTGCGCGGCGTACAGCGACTCGGCCAACGACCTGCCGATGCTCGAGCTCGTCGGGCACCCGTGCGCCGTCAACCCCGACCGCAGGCTGCGGGGGGTCGCCCGCGAGCGCGGGTGGCGCGTGCGGGAGTACCGCTCGGCCCGCCGTGCCTGGCGGCTCGCGGCAGTGACGGCGGGAGCCCTGGGCGGGCTCGTCGTGCTGGCGGGCGCGGCAGGAGGGGCGGCAGCGCGACTGCGCTCCCGCCCCTCGAGCCGCGGGCGCTGA